GGCACTGTCTGGCCGGGGTATCCAAGGCGCAGCATGAATTTACCTTCCTGTATACGCTGGGGAGGCCACACCGCGAACATGATATCAAGACAGGTATCTGTCGATTCGCTCGAGCGGAGAAGGATTTTAAAAAGTTCCATATCTCCTCCAAGATGATGAATCGCGGATCTAATCTGGTTTCGTGTACGGATTGAATTAAATGCGGGGCCAGGAAATGCTGTTGTGAATGTAGCGGGTTCGTCCCTGGGGTATCCGAGTTCAAGAAGTGCGGGAGCTTCAGAAAGGCACGCGCTGAACAGTCTTGATGCCATATCGGGAGGAAGGGACATCGAGGTTTCTCTATTGCTTGAAATGAAATTCAAAACCTTTGACAGATTCTCAACTCTTCCTCCTGAGGGGCTTCTTGATATCTCAGTCACATGCGTCTGTAGAGTACTGTAACCCTGCACCCATACTTCTGAAGTTCTTTTTCCGCTCCATACTGCCGCATAGTAAAGTAATTTTGAAACATCGGACGGTTTCTCAAATATGGATGGAAACAGAGTCATTTCTCTCCTGCCCTTGGGTGACATCGATCAATTACACCACGAAGATAGGTTCTATCCACACCTGTGTAAATTTCAGTTGTTTTGATATCCGAATGTCCGAGCAATTCCTGTACAACCCTCAGATCAGCACCTCCCTGAAGCAGATGAGTTGCGAACGAATGTCTCAGTGAATGAGGATGCACTTTCTGCTTAATACCAGCGTAAAAAACAGATTTCTTCACAATATTCCATACTGTCATTCTTGAAAGCGGGTTACCTCTATAAGTCAGAAATAACACTGCAGTTGATCTACCATGTGCCAGCACAGGCCTTGCAGTATCAATATACTTGGAAAGCCATCTGACAGCTGGCCCCCCTATTGGCACTATTCTCTCCTTGGTACCCTTACCCATCGGCCTTACAAGTGCTTCTTCAAGCAGAATTCTGCTGACTGTGATTTCAGTGAGTTCACTCTCCCTGAGACCTGCTCCGTACGAAAGCTCCATCAGTGCTCTATTGCGAACTGAAAGAGGTGAATCACCAGACCAGACTTCAATAAGAGAAGTAACCGTTTCAAGACTCAGAGGGTGAGGAAGAAGAATTGGCTGTTTCGCTGAATGAAGTAACTCCGCAGGATTATCTTCTCTTAATCCTGAGATCTGCAGATATCGGAAGAAGCCCCTGAGTGATGACAGCTTGCGTCTAACACTCCGAGCTGAAAACCCTGTTGAAGAAAGAAAGGCCATATACTCGGCTATATCAGCAGTTATAGCTTCTGACAGATTGGTTTCATTGATCCGGAGCCAGGTGTCAGCCTGTTCCAGATCATTACTGTATGCGGATATAGTGCTGGACGCGAGTTTCTTCTCAAGAGCAGCATATTCAATGTATGACTCAACAGATTCATCCATTTGCGGTAAGCCACGCTCTAAAACCGCTGCGGGATTTCCCCGAAGATGAGCCTTGAACCGACAACTTTTTCCGCATAATGGAGATGGTTACTCCCCGCTTTTCCAGTTTATGGGCTACCTCCACGGCTTTCTGATTATTCCAGTATTTTGCAAGGCATGACGGGGACTGCTCAAGCATTTCCATGGACCTGTCAATAGAAAGCCCAAGTACTTCACTCAGGGCATTCGCAACATCGCTCTCACCCCTCCGAGCAGGTGGATACAGAAAAAGCTTCAGGGCAGAATCAGGATCTGATTCAGGCCTGTTAAACGGTTCCTCTAGCACCTGAATGTCATCTGGATCATTATTCATGCTGACAATGAAAGGTGGAGGTTCTGGAACGCTATGGACTACATTCTCTATGGAGGATTCACTTATAAACGGCGGAAGTAGCATGTCCTCAGAGATACTGCTGACTGGAGGAAATGGAATCACAACAGATGGGGTACCTTTTGAAGAATCTGACCCATCTTCGCCACCTATTATATCAGGTTTCTCTTCAAACAAAGGCACTGGTGAATAAAAGACTATTGTTGAAGGAGCGCTTTTTCTGGGATCTTTCAGAACAGGCGGCATAGATTTGAAGAACCCGTTTTTTAAAGAAGGTGAAGGCTGATCGGACTGGAATTTCAGTGGAGGATTCCTCATTACTCTGCCAAAAGCAGTATCAATTTCATCGAGAGGTGGAGGTTCATTGGTAAATCCTTCTGGAAGTTCGACAAACGGAGGAACCGGAGATTCCTTCTCAGGCTCAGGTTGTTCTGACTGTTCAAGTGTTTCCGTGGAAGATGAAATGAGCATATCGTGATTTTCTGCAGGTGGTTGGAATACAGCAGTTGATCGAGTCCGGGGCAATACCCGATCCCTGGTGGCTGACTCTGGTTCTATCCGTATAATGCCTCCGGCTTCTACAATTCTTTTCCGTATCTGTCTGGCAGTATCGCCATCAACACCTGAACCAAGTGCAAAAGGCATTCTGGAAAGCCAGATAACAATCTGTTCATTTGAAAGACCTGTAAGTTTCTGTAATCTTCGCCGAAGCCGTGTTCTGTAACCCGGTCTGAAATCTACAAGAAGCACCCTGAACGAAGGCGATGAAGTCAATTCCAGTTCCCTGTTCGGCAATACTCTGCATTTCACAGCGGGGTCTCTGCCAAGCTGATCGGCCAGCTTCTGCGCTTCGTTCTCTGTAAGATTGTTGCCTGCTGTCAGGTTTCCATCACCAAGTGAAAGGAGAATTTCATCATGAAGAAGAGAGGTCAGCTCGGCAATGATACGAATCGTTTCACGCGAGGGTTTATCACCCCCGACAACTACTTTCCATTTCATGAAATTTCCGTACTACTGCTGCTCGCGCGCCAGTTCGATTCTGTCTCCTATTTCAATCAAATCAATAGAGGATGATGAGAATATTATTGCGGCAGAATTTTCAAGTGTAGTAGACAAGATAATAAGCCTGGAAATAGGAATATTCGGGGTTACTACAGTGCTTCCGGACGGGCTGTCAAAAAGCTGTCCATACTTGTACATATTGAAAATATCACCTGCTTGAAGACCATCTTCTGAACCCCTGTCAAGGAAGACTATGTCAAATGCGTATGCCTTATCAGTATCAGGGTCCTGGAAGGCGATAACCCATGCGTCCATACCACTTACAACACCATTGGATGACACTTCGACGGGTGCTATTGAAGTATATGGAACAAGGTAATCTCCCACAATTACAGGAAGATAGCAATGTTCAAGTAGAGCAACGCTTGCAGTAGGGGAAGTCCTGATTACTCTGCAGACTCCGGCAACCCTGATAACTTCACCAAGTTTTTCACCTGTTTCAGGATGCCGAACCTCTTCCCCGATATTATAGATCTTGTATACACGTCCGATCTCAACTCCCTGGTTCTGTCCTATATCTAAGGCGATCATATCTCCCGGTATAGCAAATTCGCTTGCATATTCATCTACTTCGTCGACATTAATCTCAA
The genomic region above belongs to Candidatus Aegiribacteria sp. and contains:
- a CDS encoding tyrosine recombinase, whose protein sequence is MDESVESYIEYAALEKKLASSTISAYSNDLEQADTWLRINETNLSEAITADIAEYMAFLSSTGFSARSVRRKLSSLRGFFRYLQISGLREDNPAELLHSAKQPILLPHPLSLETVTSLIEVWSGDSPLSVRNRALMELSYGAGLRESELTEITVSRILLEEALVRPMGKGTKERIVPIGGPAVRWLSKYIDTARPVLAHGRSTAVLFLTYRGNPLSRMTVWNIVKKSVFYAGIKQKVHPHSLRHSFATHLLQGGADLRVVQELLGHSDIKTTEIYTGVDRTYLRGVIDRCHPRAGEK
- a CDS encoding LysM peptidoglycan-binding domain-containing protein; translation: MRGLTVTLSIFIVFSASVFSFVMADRMHQVYYGDTLWDLSIRYYNTPFHWEDILEANESLEGIELLRPGTELIIPDIYGTTVSTSVVNTSIDIYTASLTSSGSLLSRLLLETTGMVTFDPPAPVCYVVEINVDEVDEYASEFAIPGDMIALDIGQNQGVEIGRVYKIYNIGEEVRHPETGEKLGEVIRVAGVCRVIRTSPTASVALLEHCYLPVIVGDYLVPYTSIAPVEVSSNGVVSGMDAWVIAFQDPDTDKAYAFDIVFLDRGSEDGLQAGDIFNMYKYGQLFDSPSGSTVVTPNIPISRLIILSTTLENSAAIIFSSSSIDLIEIGDRIELAREQQ